Genomic window (Dyadobacter fanqingshengii):
CGCACCTTAAAATCTTCCCATATCAGTGGTCTTTTGGGTGAATAGAAAACCGTATCCGGATCATTGTTCACGATTTCCTTAAAAACCAGTTGAATATCCCTGGCCAGCGCCGGGTTCTTTCCCGCATTCAGCGTCATCCATTTCTGAAAATGTGCCAATGATTGATCCAGAAGCTGTTTTACAAGCTTTTCATAATCATATTCCCTCTCGGGGCGGGTGTAATTGGCGGCGGTTTGATAATTCGTTAATTCCACCGGCTGCATATTCCTGTACCAGCGGAATTTTACAGAGAGCTTCACCTCACCCGTGACTTTATTTGGGGCAACGCGCTTTTCGTTTAAAGACAGTTCTTTAATACTAATGTATAATGGCAGGTAAGTCTGTTCTTTTTTAGGCGCGGCAAAAGACCAATAGGTAAAAAGTTCTTTCTCTGCTTTCCCCGGCAACATAGCTGGAACATCTTTTCCAAACAAAACCACCTTTCCCAAACCCGCACCGGGAATAATGCGCTGATCCTCAACTTCCTGAATGAAGAATTTATAGGTTTTAAGCAATGACGCCGGATCTTGCGCAAGCTTCAACACAACCTTTTCCTGCTGTGAAAAAGCAGGTAGGAATGTTGAAACCATTAAAAGAGCTAGCAAAAAACTT
Coding sequences:
- a CDS encoding DUF922 domain-containing protein; protein product: MIRSFLLALLMVSTFLPAFSQQEKVVLKLAQDPASLLKTYKFFIQEVEDQRIIPGAGLGKVVLFGKDVPAMLPGKAEKELFTYWSFAAPKKEQTYLPLYISIKELSLNEKRVAPNKVTGEVKLSVKFRWYRNMQPVELTNYQTAANYTRPEREYDYEKLVKQLLDQSLAHFQKWMTLNAGKNPALARDIQLVFKEIVNNDPDTVFYSPKRPLIWEDFKVRSPKPGSRYAAAVFTSFGYEGRSYPKDEDLVVEIGLKTFMVKSMSWGRPESRNASTLRHEQIHFDITRLVVEKFKARLLKADLTIEDYDSEIQYQFLEAFREMNTDQERYDGETGHGLNAGAQAAWDRKIAGEISAVYAVQ